The Arachis hypogaea cultivar Tifrunner chromosome 14, arahy.Tifrunner.gnm2.J5K5, whole genome shotgun sequence genome has a segment encoding these proteins:
- the LOC112742635 gene encoding uncharacterized protein: protein MERKKTLTMNWAGLKDDNEDEHFFEITNRLNTICHRDLASSSDDDEEFEDPRTSFSATMSTTQYRTFSRMFTRTASIQPTPNYDIWMAAPGSITERRRRLLGSMGLDENKVSLKVTSFALDRAVTKKLDKMNKKAPIPIPVPPRSTTRAPRFLEEVAVGSSPSLPSISEEQETKHAPVLFCLVRSRSEGDIEMISMAKARKEEFIGKVSKQRLTRTSSEIVMPRAKMVPAAMVLKDPAEVKARVANHNRKSSTTAGAGVGAFFLIKNLDTGKEFIVKEYSEDGMWNKLSDLQTGKQLTMDEFEKSVGHSKIVKEMMKRAKVGKKEGIGKILSSSSISKSLKLSKKKGASFIKNVKGAASKSFGGEKELKEAGGILSQPVSAESKATQQGKNDWVKVRQIGKSEKELSALHLCQEFQAHEGGISIIKFSLDGRFLASGGEDKVIHVWEVQECGLTPSIPGQTEAPPDKKKRGKGSSIPDWVQVPEFVFNLSEKPYCSFNGHLDEVLDLSWSKSQLLLSSSMDKTVRLWDLETKACLKFFAHNDYVTCVQFHPIDENYYISGCLDAKVRVWNIPARQVVDWTDIEEMVTAITYTPDGHGAIIGTIKGDCRTYKVQDHQLSDPGTINITQKKKSQIKKITGFQFAPRNPSEILITSGDSRIRIVDCSKVLHKFRGFRNGNSQIAASFSPNGRYIISASEDSQVFVWKYEEPRNANAAKAKTITVTQSYEQFQCKDVTVAIPWPCTIKSDPSQAPVINNAKKNTKRGGDDNKKALPPLPKKNNNHGNNGTDGTVASAAPDHDSSAISNVESGLGDSSNKVEATVESDGTSQEEGEAVSRDNSGLGDSVASSSAPNGHGDSSTATTAATASSNFLLSDVSNNNPATMNPSAWGLVIVTAGFEGEIRCYQNFGLPKKLGLQANLFGGPT, encoded by the exons ATGGAACGCAAGAAAACGCTGACGATGAATTGGGCCGGCCTCAAAGACGACAACGAGGACGAGCACTTCTTCGAGATCACTAACCGCCTCAACACGATTTGTCACCGTGACTTGGCTTCTTCCTCCGATGACGATGAGGAATTCGAAGACCCCCGTACATCGTTCTCCGCAACCATGTCTACCACACAATATCGAACATTCTCACGAATGTTTACAAGAACAGCCTCCATTCAACCTACCCCCAATTACGATATTTGGATGGCTGCACCAGGATCCATCACAGAAAGACGAAGAAGATTACTTGGAAGCATGGGATTGGATGAAAACAAAGTCTCATTAAAGGTCACCAGTTTCGCTCTTGATCGTGCTGTCACCAAGAAGCTcgataaaatgaataagaaggcTCCTATCCCTATTCCTGTTCCGCCTCGTTCTACAACAAGGGCCCCACGTTTCTTAGAAGAAGTGGCTGTCGGTTCCTCTCCTTCCCTTCCTTCCATTTCAGAAGAGCAAGAAACGAAGCATGCCCCTGTTTTGTTCTGCTTGGTGCGATCACGTTCCGAAGGGGATATTGAGATGATTTCCATGGCGAAAGCAAGGAAAGAGGAGTTCATTGGTAAGGTTTCGAAGCAGCGATTAACAAGAACCTCGTCGGAGATAGTAATGCCTCGTGCTAAGATGGTCCCTGCCGCAATGGTCCTGAAGGATCCTGCGGAAGTGAAGGCAAGGGTGGCCAATCATAACCGGAAGTCTTCGACGACGGCGGGGGCAGGAGTGGGAGCTTTCTTTCTGATAAAGAATTTGGATACCGGGAAGGAATTTATTGTGAAGGAATATAGCGAAGACGGAATGTGGAATAAACTAAGTGATTTGCAGACGGGGAAGCAGTTAACGATGGATGAGTTTGAGAAAAGTGTGGGGCATTCGAAAATTGTCAAGGAAATGATGAAGCGAGCCAAGGTGGGGAAGAAGGAAGGTATAGGAAAGATATTATCATCGAGTTCGatttcaaaaagtttaaaattaagtAAGAAAAAGGGAGCTTCATTCATAAAGAATGTGAAAGGTGCTGCAAGTAAAAGTTTTGGCGGCGAGAAGGAACTTAAAGAAGCTGGAGGAATTCTATCACAACCAGTGTCGGCAGAATCGAAAGCAACACAACAAGGGAAGAATGATTGGGTGAAAGTGCGACAAATCGGAAAGTCAGAGAAGGAGCTTTCGGCATTGCATTTGTGTCAAGAGTTTCAAGCACATGAAGGAGGGATTTCGATCATAAAGTTTAGTTTGGATGGAAGGTTTTTGGCAAGTGGCGGAGAAGATAAAGTAATTCATGTGTGGGAAGTACAAGAATGCGGTCTTACGCCATCTATACCAGGGCAAACAGAGGCTCCACCAGACAAGAAGAAAAGAGGGAAAGGGAGCTCAATTCCAGATTGGGTACAGGTCCCTGAGTTTGTTTTTAACCTTTCGGAGAAGCCATATTGCTCTTTTAACGGTCATTTGGATGAAGTCTTGGATTTGTCCTGGTCCAAATCTCAA TTACTTCTATCCTCTTCGATGGATAAAACAGTGAGATTATGGGACCTAGAAACTAAAGCATGCTTGAAGTTTTTTGCACACAACGACTATG TAACTTGCGTACAGTTCCATCCTATAGACGAAAATTATTATATTAGTGGCTGCCTTGATGCTAAGGTTAGAGTATGGAACATCCCTGCACGTCAGGTTGTGGATTGGACAGACATCGAAGAAATGGTTACTGCAATTACTTACACCCCAGATGGCCAT GGTGCTATAATTGGTACGATTAAAGGGGATTGCCGCACTTACAAAGTACAAG ATCACCAGTTAAGTGACCCAGGGACAATTAACATCACACAGAAGAAGAAATCTCAGATTAAAAAGATTACTGGTTTCCAA TTTGCCCCAAGAAACCCATCAGAAATTCTTATTACTTCAGGCGATTCTAGGATAAGAATAGTAGACTGTTCGAAAGTCCTTCACAAGTTCAGAG GTTTTCGAAATGGAAATAGCCAAATTGCAGCTTCATTTAGTCCAAATGGAAGATACATAATCAGTGCAAGTGAGGATTCTCAAGTATTTGTTTGGAAATATGAAGAGCCTCGTAATGCAAACGCTGCAAAAGCTAAGACTATAACCGTGACCCAATCTTATGAACAGTTCCAATGTAAAGATGTAACAGTAGCAATACCATGGCCTTGTACAATTAAGAGTGATCCATCACAAGCGCCAGTGATTAACAACGCAAAAAAGAATACAAAACGCGGCGGGGATGATAATAAGAAAGCGTTGCCTCCTCTTCCAAAGAAAAACAATAACCACGGAAATAATGGAACTGATGGTACCGTAGCCTCAGCCGCACCGGATCACGACTCTTCAGCAATTTCAAACGTAGAATCAGGGCTTGGAGATTCATCTAATAAAGTTGAGGCCACAGTAGAAAGTGATGGCACTTCTCAAGAAGAAGGTGAGGCAGTTTCTCGGGATAATTCAGGATTAGGTGATTCAGTTGCATCAAGTTCTGCACCAAATGGTCATGGCGATTCATCAACTGCTACAACTGCTGCTACTGCATCTTCAAATTTTTTGTTAAGTGATGTTAGCAACAACAACCCAGCTACAATGAATCCTTCAGCATGGGGCTTGGTGATTGTGACAGCTGGCTTTGAAGGTGAAATAAGGTGTTACCAAAACTTTGGGTTGCCAAAAAAATTGGGGCTTCAAGCCAA